One genomic region from Thermodesulfobacteriota bacterium encodes:
- the wecB gene encoding UDP-N-acetylglucosamine 2-epimerase (non-hydrolyzing): MIKIINVVGARPNFMKIAPLMRAYKQYNDSINPVLVHTGQHYDETMSKTFFEQLNIAKPNVNLGVGSGSHAEQTANIMISFEKLIKDEKPDIVLVVGDVNSTMACTITAAKLGIKTAHVEAGLRSFDMTMPEEINRKVTDSICDYLFTTEESANENLRNEGVKEDKIFFVGNVMIDTLSYYLDKIKDMPLPVNGITESNYATLTIHRPSNVDNLSALEGILFAFEKIQRDIPIIFPMHPRTRKNIDQFGLSEKVSGMRNLIITGPIGYLEFLRLNKTAKLVLTDSGGLQEETTYLGIPCLTIRENTERPVTIDIGTNVLTGSDPDIILEEYEKIMNGSFKKGKIPYLWDGHAAERIVEKLAQLT, from the coding sequence GTGATAAAAATAATAAACGTAGTGGGTGCCAGGCCAAATTTCATGAAGATTGCGCCATTGATGCGTGCTTATAAGCAGTATAATGATTCAATCAATCCCGTGCTTGTCCATACAGGCCAGCACTATGACGAAACCATGTCAAAAACTTTTTTTGAACAGCTTAATATCGCAAAGCCTAATGTTAATCTTGGAGTTGGGTCCGGCAGTCATGCAGAGCAAACCGCTAACATTATGATAAGCTTTGAAAAATTGATAAAGGATGAAAAGCCGGACATTGTACTGGTGGTTGGTGATGTGAATTCCACGATGGCCTGTACAATTACAGCAGCTAAACTTGGCATTAAGACAGCTCATGTAGAAGCCGGCCTGCGGTCTTTTGATATGACCATGCCCGAAGAAATCAATCGAAAGGTTACAGATTCTATATGTGACTATCTCTTTACGACAGAGGAAAGTGCCAACGAAAATCTCAGAAATGAGGGCGTAAAGGAAGACAAAATCTTCTTTGTAGGGAACGTCATGATTGATACGCTATCCTATTATCTTGACAAAATAAAGGATATGCCACTCCCTGTAAATGGGATTACTGAAAGCAACTACGCCACACTTACCATTCACAGACCTTCAAATGTGGATAATCTATCGGCCTTGGAAGGGATTTTATTTGCGTTTGAAAAAATCCAGAGAGATATCCCTATTATCTTCCCAATGCATCCCAGAACAAGGAAAAATATTGATCAGTTTGGATTATCAGAAAAAGTTTCAGGAATGCGTAACCTGATAATTACAGGACCTATAGGTTATCTTGAATTCTTAAGACTCAACAAAACAGCAAAACTCGTTTTAACTGATAGCGGCGGACTCCAGGAAGAAACCACATATCTGGGTATTCCCTGTCTAACAATAAGAGAAAATACGGAAAGGCCGGTAACCATAGACATAGGAACAAACGTTCTGACGGGTTCAGATCCAGATATTATACTCGAAGAGTATGAAAAAATCATGAATGGAAGTTTTAAGAAAGGTAAAATACCTTATTTGTGGGATGGTCATGCTGCTGAAAGGATCGTTGAAAAACTGGCCCAATTGACATGA
- a CDS encoding glycosyltransferase family 4 protein: MYILFVTENFPPERNASATRVYERACYWIKWGHEVTVITCAPNFPEGKVYPGYKNRWYLVEQMDGIRVVRVKTYISANEGFLLRTVDFVSFMFSSVAAGFFQKKPDIIMATSPQFFAAVGGWVISLLKRKPFIFELGDLWPASIAAVGIMQDNFLLKAVEKLELLLYRKSAVIVALTNAFKKDLVCRGIDKDKIYVVINGVDLPRYSPRPKDSKLLKELKLTDKFVIGYIGTHGMAHALEKVLDAAELLINDDKIRFLFVGSGSSKENMIAKSQKRGLKNVIFYPAQPKEEMPKFWSVLDVALIHLKNNPVFATVIPSKIFEAMGMGLPILLAGPKGGEASKIVEGEGAGLCIPSEAPEIFVRTVLELKNNHVLRKRLAEASYKAAPKHTRERQSREVINVFKIAVEK, from the coding sequence ATGTATATATTGTTTGTCACTGAGAACTTTCCTCCGGAACGTAACGCTTCAGCTACCAGGGTATATGAGAGGGCCTGTTATTGGATAAAATGGGGACATGAGGTGACGGTTATTACCTGTGCGCCAAATTTTCCGGAAGGTAAAGTTTATCCTGGTTATAAAAACAGGTGGTATCTTGTTGAACAGATGGACGGGATCCGGGTTGTAAGGGTGAAAACATATATTTCGGCAAATGAAGGGTTTTTACTCAGGACAGTCGATTTTGTGTCCTTTATGTTTTCCTCCGTAGCTGCGGGGTTTTTTCAAAAAAAACCAGATATAATCATGGCAACCTCCCCTCAGTTTTTTGCGGCTGTCGGCGGGTGGGTAATTTCGCTTCTTAAAAGAAAACCTTTTATTTTTGAATTGGGAGATTTGTGGCCGGCATCTATCGCTGCTGTCGGGATCATGCAGGATAATTTTCTTTTAAAAGCCGTGGAAAAACTGGAACTTTTATTGTATCGAAAATCGGCCGTTATTGTTGCTTTGACCAACGCATTCAAGAAAGATTTGGTTTGCCGTGGAATTGATAAAGACAAAATTTATGTTGTGATCAACGGGGTTGACCTGCCTCGCTACTCTCCCAGGCCAAAAGACAGCAAGCTGTTAAAGGAACTTAAATTAACAGATAAATTTGTCATTGGTTATATTGGTACACACGGCATGGCTCATGCTCTGGAAAAAGTTCTGGATGCAGCGGAATTACTGATAAACGATGATAAAATCAGGTTTCTTTTTGTTGGCAGCGGTTCATCAAAAGAAAACATGATTGCAAAATCCCAAAAACGTGGATTGAAAAATGTGATTTTTTACCCCGCTCAGCCCAAGGAGGAAATGCCGAAATTCTGGAGTGTATTGGATGTTGCGCTGATTCATTTAAAGAATAACCCTGTTTTTGCAACAGTGATCCCATCAAAAATTTTTGAAGCCATGGGGATGGGGCTTCCCATTTTGCTGGCAGGACCTAAAGGTGGCGAGGCGAGTAAAATAGTTGAAGGAGAAGGAGCAGGGTTGTGTATTCCTTCTGAAGCCCCTGAGATTTTTGTGCGGACTGTTCTGGAATTAAAAAACAATCATGTTTTGCGGAAAAGGCTGGCCGAGGCAAGTTATAAGGCAGCGCCAAAGCATACAAGAGAAAGGCAGTCTCGCGAAGTAATCAATGTTTTTAAGATAGCGGTAGAAAAGTGA
- a CDS encoding radical SAM protein has protein sequence MSEPHILLIYPAYTYPRKSPPLGLAYLAAYLREAGFRPYIHDFNTHPLTDDAFMNLLGSRKWLIVGISFMTNQFGEVSRLAPLIKQVMPDIPLVAGGPHPSSIPERTLQELPALDIIVRGEGEETLKELAEAMSEGRAFGHIPGLCFRAQEGVIRTPDRAFIRDLDRLPFPAWKYLDLNKYNVFNISGKGDAPVFALLSSRGCPNFCTFCDSHTIFGRKFRPRSAQNIFDEIIYLNKTYGMVEFDFVDDLVTIQKKRILELCELIGKSDIPFRWMANARVNTVDREMLQAMKDAGCIRVDFGVETGDQYVRKLMRKNITDVQIRNAHQIAHDIGISTGSFTMVGNLGETKNSAKKTVELLKDIGDDVMVAIACPFPGTELYRVAKEKGLINTEDWTRYVTSPTYTPNYRPVMRTEYISEDEIVDSFYYIHSFFARRKFQRRFGRYFFLNPRFYREWVFNAKGLRRRFKMAIRLVNSRIKAFFC, from the coding sequence ATGAGTGAGCCCCATATCTTACTGATTTACCCAGCGTACACCTATCCCCGCAAAAGCCCGCCTCTGGGGTTGGCCTACCTCGCTGCCTACCTAAGAGAGGCCGGTTTCAGACCGTATATCCACGATTTCAACACCCACCCACTGACCGATGATGCCTTCATGAACCTCCTCGGATCCAGGAAATGGCTCATAGTGGGCATCTCTTTCATGACTAACCAGTTCGGAGAGGTTTCCCGACTGGCCCCCTTAATCAAGCAAGTCATGCCAGATATCCCGCTCGTCGCGGGAGGTCCCCACCCGTCTTCAATCCCCGAAAGGACCCTCCAGGAACTTCCGGCCCTGGATATCATCGTCCGGGGAGAAGGTGAAGAAACTTTAAAGGAGCTCGCAGAGGCCATGAGCGAAGGAAGGGCCTTCGGGCATATCCCCGGGCTCTGTTTTCGCGCACAGGAGGGGGTGATCCGGACCCCTGATCGTGCCTTCATCCGGGACCTGGACAGGCTTCCCTTCCCGGCCTGGAAATATCTTGATTTGAATAAATATAATGTTTTCAATATTAGTGGAAAGGGTGACGCGCCGGTGTTTGCCCTCTTGTCGAGCAGGGGATGTCCAAATTTTTGTACATTTTGTGATTCCCATACCATATTTGGCAGAAAATTCAGGCCAAGAAGTGCTCAAAACATATTCGATGAAATCATATACTTAAATAAAACCTATGGTATGGTCGAATTTGATTTTGTCGATGACCTGGTTACGATACAAAAAAAGCGGATTTTAGAGCTTTGTGAGTTGATCGGTAAATCAGATATTCCATTTAGATGGATGGCCAATGCCCGCGTAAATACCGTTGATAGAGAAATGTTGCAAGCTATGAAGGATGCAGGATGCATTCGAGTTGATTTTGGTGTCGAAACCGGCGATCAATATGTTAGAAAACTGATGAGGAAAAACATAACGGATGTACAGATTCGCAATGCCCATCAGATTGCTCACGATATTGGCATATCAACCGGCAGTTTCACAATGGTGGGCAATTTAGGCGAGACTAAGAATTCCGCAAAAAAGACAGTTGAGCTTCTTAAAGACATAGGTGATGATGTTATGGTTGCGATAGCTTGTCCGTTTCCAGGTACAGAACTATATCGTGTTGCAAAAGAAAAAGGGCTGATAAATACGGAAGACTGGACTCGCTATGTAACATCGCCAACTTATACGCCTAACTATAGACCGGTAATGCGAACAGAATATATTAGTGAGGATGAAATAGTTGATTCCTTCTATTATATACATTCTTTTTTTGCTCGAAGAAAATTCCAACGGAGGTTTGGCCGCTATTTTTTTTTAAATCCGCGCTTTTATAGGGAATGGGTTTTTAATGCCAAGGGTCTAAGGCGCAGATTCAAGATGGCTATAAGACTGGTTAACTCACGCATAAAAGCTTTTTTCTGTTGA
- a CDS encoding D-glucuronyl C5-epimerase family protein → MYKKIHYLRRILSSYIWHRGGSNLTFWHTRLMVNDLTKEDLTTLRAYPQNYEDKIGRIGTADADGVIMLDYRGELGLQYNPNAIAQLALGYYDRILKGEDCRREFLAQAAYFLNHMRLVPDDILLWEYEFPFEMRNDLHAPWRSALAQGQGISVCLRAFRLTGDETYLHVTHKAFNAFRRLAREHAGGVLDDDRGYLWLEEYIVTPPNHVLNGFIWALWGVRDYAVFFEDSCAWDLWRSCLQTLKKNMHRYDLGFWTSYDLAVAGHQPVMPSSLYYQNLHVIQMQAMYKLTGDDIFDSYARKWGNQLSNSLYRILSQAWKVYFKLRWF, encoded by the coding sequence ATGTATAAAAAAATTCATTACTTGCGCCGGATACTTTCTTCCTATATCTGGCATCGAGGCGGATCGAACCTTACCTTCTGGCATACGCGCCTGATGGTGAATGACCTGACCAAGGAGGACCTTACCACCCTTCGGGCCTATCCCCAGAATTACGAGGACAAGATCGGCCGTATCGGAACCGCGGATGCCGACGGCGTCATCATGCTCGATTATCGGGGGGAACTTGGACTGCAGTACAACCCAAACGCAATAGCCCAGTTGGCACTCGGGTACTACGACCGAATCTTGAAGGGTGAGGATTGCCGGAGGGAATTCCTGGCCCAGGCAGCCTACTTTCTAAATCACATGCGACTTGTTCCGGATGATATATTGCTTTGGGAATACGAGTTTCCCTTTGAGATGCGAAACGATCTTCATGCCCCCTGGCGGTCCGCACTCGCGCAGGGACAGGGCATCTCCGTATGCCTCCGCGCATTTAGACTTACGGGTGACGAGACGTATTTGCATGTCACGCATAAAGCTTTTAACGCTTTTCGTCGTCTCGCACGGGAGCATGCGGGCGGAGTTCTGGATGACGACAGGGGTTACCTGTGGCTGGAGGAATATATTGTAACACCACCCAATCACGTACTTAACGGTTTCATCTGGGCGCTCTGGGGGGTTCGGGATTATGCAGTTTTTTTTGAGGATTCCTGCGCCTGGGATCTCTGGCGGAGTTGTCTCCAAACACTCAAAAAAAATATGCACCGTTATGACCTGGGCTTCTGGACGAGTTACGATCTGGCCGTTGCCGGCCATCAGCCGGTTATGCCGAGCAGCCTCTACTATCAAAACTTGCACGTGATCCAGATGCAGGCCATGTACAAACTCACGGGTGACGACATCTTCGATTCCTATGCCCGGAAATGGGGAAACCAGTTATCCAATTCCCTGTACCGGATTTTGTCGCAGGCATGGAAGGTCTATTTCAAGCTAAGGTGGTTTTGA
- the asnB gene encoding asparagine synthase (glutamine-hydrolyzing) — MCGIAGFIGIHEEGLIEKMLRATRHRGPDASGAWSDSSIPISLGHNRLSILDLSERGKQPMWDDTGRHCITYNGEIYNYRELRRFLESRGYRFRSDTDTEVLLYLFRDWGPACLRELQGIWAFAFWDTREEILYLSRDPLGVKPLYFVFQDNKFLFSSEIKSLLCWKGLSREVDEQALLETLIYLWTPGPRTILHRVRKLLPGQMLTVRAGEAPSITEEVDIKPRKDIAGTDETEILELVRSQLHRSVQSQLVSDVPVGAFLSGGLDSSAVVAIAEREGRRISHCYTINYADGRNWEGMVNDLDYARRVARQLGVPCLEIPLESTILERVREMIWHLDEPQADLAPLNVLLIAEAARQQGDYVLLSGAGGDDIFSGYRRHLALMTERWWDWMPSTLRTSVRLLSERVHSSNPSLRRFKRMFQYADRSREERLVHYFTWASKSYVLQLLQGDLSQRLADHDPLQVMREALGKHTCQMDNLNKMLFLDTRFFLTDHNLNYTDKMGMARGVEIRVPLIDIDLVRLAFAIPGRLKQRGFTGKYIFKRAMEPFLPKEVIYRPKTGFVAPVREWMLGPLHDQIRSVLSREAIQRRGWFSFPAIECLFQELRENRQDLHYLLLSVYMLEEWARLFLDGEGYPAH, encoded by the coding sequence ATGTGCGGAATTGCTGGGTTCATTGGAATCCACGAAGAGGGACTAATAGAGAAAATGCTCCGGGCCACTCGCCATCGCGGCCCCGACGCGTCCGGGGCTTGGAGCGACTCATCCATCCCCATCTCCCTCGGACACAACCGGCTTTCAATCCTGGACCTGAGCGAGAGAGGAAAGCAGCCCATGTGGGATGACACAGGGCGGCATTGCATTACTTATAACGGGGAAATCTACAACTATCGGGAACTGCGAAGGTTTCTGGAGTCAAGGGGATACCGATTTCGTTCAGACACCGATACGGAAGTGTTGCTCTATCTCTTCCGTGATTGGGGTCCTGCCTGTCTGAGAGAACTGCAAGGCATTTGGGCCTTTGCATTCTGGGACACAAGAGAGGAGATTCTATATCTGTCACGGGACCCCCTGGGCGTCAAGCCACTTTATTTTGTCTTTCAGGACAACAAATTTCTTTTCTCTTCCGAGATCAAGAGCCTTCTGTGTTGGAAGGGTCTCTCCCGGGAAGTAGATGAGCAAGCCCTCCTGGAGACGCTCATCTATCTCTGGACGCCAGGTCCCCGGACTATCCTGCACCGCGTGCGAAAGCTTCTTCCAGGGCAGATGTTGACGGTTCGTGCCGGCGAAGCACCGTCAATAACCGAAGAGGTAGACATCAAGCCCCGGAAAGATATCGCCGGGACCGATGAAACAGAGATACTCGAACTCGTGCGGTCGCAACTCCACCGTTCCGTGCAGTCCCAACTGGTGAGCGATGTTCCCGTGGGCGCCTTCCTTTCCGGTGGGCTCGACTCCAGCGCAGTTGTAGCCATAGCAGAGCGCGAGGGACGCCGAATCTCTCACTGCTACACGATCAACTATGCCGATGGCCGTAACTGGGAGGGGATGGTCAATGACCTCGACTATGCCCGTAGAGTAGCCCGACAGCTCGGCGTACCCTGCCTTGAAATACCACTGGAAAGTACTATCCTGGAACGTGTCCGTGAGATGATCTGGCATCTCGACGAACCTCAGGCCGATCTGGCCCCCTTGAATGTTCTGCTTATCGCCGAGGCAGCTCGTCAGCAGGGGGATTATGTTCTCCTTTCCGGCGCAGGCGGTGACGACATTTTCTCCGGATACCGGAGGCACCTCGCCTTAATGACCGAGAGATGGTGGGACTGGATGCCCTCCACTCTGCGCACAAGCGTGCGACTCTTAAGCGAAAGAGTCCATTCTTCGAATCCCTCTCTCCGTCGCTTCAAGCGTATGTTTCAATATGCCGACCGGTCACGTGAGGAGCGGCTTGTCCATTACTTCACCTGGGCCTCGAAATCATATGTCCTCCAGCTCTTACAGGGGGACTTGAGCCAGCGCCTTGCTGACCACGACCCACTCCAGGTCATGCGGGAGGCGTTAGGGAAGCACACCTGTCAGATGGACAACCTTAATAAGATGCTTTTTTTAGATACACGCTTCTTTTTGACGGATCATAACCTTAACTACACGGATAAAATGGGTATGGCACGAGGTGTTGAGATCCGGGTTCCCCTTATTGATATTGATTTGGTGAGATTGGCATTTGCTATCCCGGGAAGGCTTAAACAGAGAGGGTTTACGGGAAAGTACATCTTCAAGCGCGCCATGGAGCCCTTTCTGCCAAAAGAGGTAATTTACCGGCCCAAAACCGGTTTTGTAGCACCGGTCCGCGAATGGATGCTCGGCCCCCTGCATGATCAGATACGATCCGTCCTCAGCAGGGAAGCCATCCAGCGCCGCGGATGGTTTTCTTTTCCGGCGATCGAATGCCTCTTCCAGGAACTCCGGGAGAATCGCCAGGACCTTCATTACCTGCTTCTATCTGTTTACATGCTTGAGGAATGGGCACGCCTTTTTCTCGACGGCGAGGGATATCCGGCCCATTAA
- a CDS encoding class I SAM-dependent methyltransferase, with translation MDKEKLAVHDFWERASCGEELYLKDGRDREAYLTQAKVRYTLEPFIPGFAEFHLYKGERVLEIGVGLGADHLNFAEAGADLYGIDLTPRALRHTLTRMELFGLRSHLMMGDAEQLSFADSSFDLVYSWGVLHHTPDTARAVAEVYRVLKPGGEAKIMIYHKHSFVGYMLWCRYAFLALKPWLTLEEIYGRYLESPGTKAYSEEEAQHLFRQFRSTDIQIVLGHGDLLTSAAGQRHQGVLLSIARTVWPRWVIRTFFPKHGLFMLIRAVK, from the coding sequence GTGGACAAGGAAAAACTGGCTGTCCATGACTTTTGGGAGAGGGCTTCTTGTGGGGAGGAACTATATTTGAAGGATGGACGTGACAGAGAGGCCTACCTCACTCAAGCAAAAGTTCGGTACACTCTTGAACCGTTCATTCCAGGCTTTGCTGAGTTCCATCTGTACAAGGGGGAAAGAGTCCTTGAGATTGGTGTGGGTTTGGGAGCCGACCATCTGAATTTCGCTGAGGCTGGTGCAGACTTATACGGGATCGACCTCACGCCCCGTGCTTTGCGCCATACCCTCACACGTATGGAGTTGTTTGGTCTCCGCTCCCACCTCATGATGGGGGATGCAGAACAGCTATCCTTTGCGGACAGTTCCTTTGATCTTGTGTACTCGTGGGGGGTGCTCCATCACACGCCCGATACGGCCCGGGCAGTGGCTGAAGTGTACCGGGTACTAAAGCCTGGGGGGGAGGCAAAAATTATGATCTACCATAAACATAGTTTTGTAGGCTATATGCTTTGGTGTCGTTACGCCTTCCTCGCGCTAAAGCCGTGGCTAACGTTGGAGGAGATATACGGGCGGTATTTGGAAAGCCCCGGCACAAAGGCGTACTCTGAGGAGGAGGCGCAGCATCTTTTTAGGCAGTTCCGCTCCACGGATATTCAGATAGTCTTGGGACACGGAGACCTTCTAACTTCCGCTGCGGGGCAGCGTCATCAAGGAGTTCTTCTGTCAATTGCACGCACAGTCTGGCCTCGATGGGTTATCCGGACGTTCTTTCCGAAGCATGGACTTTTTATGCTGATTCGGGCGGTGAAGTGA
- a CDS encoding glycosyltransferase family 4 protein, with the protein MKRILFISPLPPPHGGIASWTKRVMESGLSSEYELCVVDTRIRGKRGFFDSVTFSLSEQKRFFSIVTALISHLINNRPDIVHLNCSLSKIGIFRDVFCGLIVRLWGIPLASHFRGNIPELSGKSLGDISLKALNLLIRLSHVNIAVNGISYEYLSKIVKAQRCEQIPNFVPDDIFKYQVHYEGASRGHTRALFVGGLAFAKGLAEIVETAKQLPFMRFDLIGEKTDDTNKIMGSLPHNIRLLGIMDNSSVIKEMCSSDLFFFPSHAEGFPNVVLEAMAVGLPVVSTKVGAIPEMIEDREGGFLVEPGDIDGMIYALRTLSDDARLRAAMGSFNRERSRKHYAYSAVARRLTSVYHRLLATGESAASSRS; encoded by the coding sequence GTGAAAAGGATATTGTTTATTTCACCTCTTCCTCCGCCGCATGGAGGCATAGCATCCTGGACAAAACGGGTAATGGAAAGTGGACTGTCTTCTGAGTATGAACTTTGCGTGGTAGATACAAGAATTCGCGGCAAGCGCGGATTTTTTGACAGCGTTACATTCTCTCTAAGTGAGCAGAAAAGATTTTTTAGTATAGTGACAGCGCTGATATCCCACCTAATAAATAATCGCCCCGATATCGTGCACTTGAATTGCAGTCTTTCCAAAATAGGTATTTTCCGTGATGTATTTTGTGGGCTTATCGTAAGATTGTGGGGAATTCCGCTTGCAAGCCATTTTAGGGGTAATATCCCAGAGTTGTCAGGCAAAAGCCTTGGAGATATCAGTTTGAAGGCCTTGAACCTTTTAATTAGGCTGTCACATGTGAATATTGCGGTTAATGGGATATCCTATGAATACCTAAGCAAAATAGTCAAGGCCCAACGGTGTGAACAGATACCAAATTTCGTCCCAGATGATATTTTCAAATATCAGGTGCATTATGAAGGCGCTTCACGTGGCCACACGAGAGCCTTATTTGTCGGAGGACTTGCTTTTGCCAAAGGTCTTGCTGAAATCGTGGAAACTGCAAAACAGTTGCCATTTATGCGTTTCGATTTGATAGGTGAGAAGACAGATGATACGAATAAAATTATGGGTTCATTGCCTCACAATATCAGATTGCTTGGCATAATGGATAACTCATCCGTAATTAAAGAAATGTGCTCTAGTGACCTGTTTTTTTTCCCTTCTCATGCCGAAGGATTTCCTAATGTTGTTCTCGAAGCTATGGCCGTAGGATTGCCGGTTGTTTCGACTAAGGTGGGTGCAATCCCGGAGATGATCGAGGATAGGGAGGGCGGTTTTCTGGTGGAGCCCGGAGACATCGACGGCATGATCTACGCTTTACGCACTCTATCTGACGATGCGAGATTGCGAGCAGCTATGGGGAGCTTTAACAGGGAGCGGAGTCGTAAACACTACGCATACTCGGCGGTAGCACGGCGATTAACGTCTGTATACCACAGATTGCTGGCGACAGGGGAAAGCGCCGCCTCCTCACGAAGTTAA
- a CDS encoding glycosyltransferase, with the protein MRYLLSLGAHVTIMCSDPSPEEFRNSFGVELEREGFQVIPIAKKGYANLQTIATFRRQLRMLDKRDPIDFIYIRNFWNILTVPSRKIKVVFDLRGANLEETEFRSIRRRGPLRKIKAGIYRYFERKAVQRANYLQCVSYPLKEYSHDRFQRDDAMVVNSCVEKNRFQGCRNSRESIRTSFGIKPEDIVFLYLGGLDSYQELDYMLLLWIEISKRIDSPFFLLYTSNEPKNKPLLDSLPKDRLTIRSIPYEKIPEFVSAADFGFLLRQDIVLNRVASPTKFPEYLSAGLGVITTPGIGDISRLVEECKIGCLVEIGDLAGGVKKILGLVEQFKHERALFAERAQEIAARHFLWDSYKDYFIERYFNGSSIGGTDLQELGSDINEGTAATTAQRTS; encoded by the coding sequence ATGAGATATCTGCTGTCACTCGGCGCCCATGTAACCATTATGTGTTCTGATCCCTCGCCTGAGGAATTTAGGAATTCTTTTGGCGTGGAACTTGAGCGGGAAGGATTCCAGGTGATACCTATTGCAAAGAAGGGTTATGCAAATTTACAGACCATAGCTACATTCAGAAGGCAACTGCGTATGCTCGATAAAAGAGACCCGATTGATTTTATTTACATCCGCAACTTCTGGAATATACTAACTGTACCCAGCCGGAAAATTAAAGTGGTTTTTGACCTGCGAGGAGCAAATCTTGAAGAAACGGAATTTAGATCGATAAGAAGAAGGGGTCCTCTAAGGAAAATTAAGGCCGGGATTTACAGATATTTCGAGCGCAAAGCCGTTCAAAGAGCGAATTATCTTCAATGTGTATCATACCCTCTGAAAGAATACAGTCACGATCGCTTTCAAAGGGATGATGCCATGGTTGTAAACTCATGTGTCGAAAAAAATAGATTTCAAGGCTGCCGGAACAGCCGAGAGAGCATTCGAACATCTTTTGGAATTAAACCGGAAGATATTGTATTTCTATATCTGGGCGGGCTGGATTCCTACCAGGAACTGGACTATATGCTGCTGCTATGGATAGAAATCTCTAAGCGGATTGATAGTCCATTTTTTTTGCTATATACAAGCAACGAGCCGAAAAATAAGCCTCTTCTTGATAGTCTTCCAAAGGATCGCCTCACTATAAGGAGCATACCGTATGAGAAAATACCTGAATTCGTGAGCGCTGCGGATTTCGGTTTTCTCCTCAGGCAGGACATAGTTTTAAACCGTGTGGCCTCACCTACCAAGTTTCCTGAATACCTGTCTGCAGGATTAGGGGTTATTACAACCCCCGGGATCGGGGATATTTCAAGGCTTGTAGAAGAATGTAAAATAGGGTGCCTCGTAGAAATAGGCGATTTGGCAGGCGGTGTCAAGAAGATCCTAGGCTTGGTTGAGCAGTTCAAGCATGAGAGAGCTCTGTTTGCAGAACGTGCGCAGGAAATCGCAGCCCGTCATTTTCTTTGGGACTCTTACAAAGACTATTTTATTGAGAGGTATTTTAATGGCAGCAGCATTGGCGGGACTGACCTGCAAGAACTGGGCAGCGACATAAATGAAGGGACTGCTGCAACTACAGCTCAGCGCACATCTTGA